Within the Verrucomicrobiota bacterium genome, the region GTGATCGCTCCGGCGCTGAGCCTCCGCAAATTCCTCCGTCGCGGACGGGCGATTGCGCGCGCGTTGCGGGTGATCCGTCCAAACCGCCTGATGCAGATGAGTCGCATGGCAACTATCCTTGCCAGCCATTAGGTTAATGCTTATGGAACACCGGGCCTACAAACACGGAGGCAGTCGCGATGGTAGGCCGCGTGCCCTCACGCGGCACACTGTCGCGGATTCAAGCTCAGTATCAAATATCCGGGTTAGGCATCGGAGGGAAGCAAAGGATTTCCCTCCATGTTCGTTTCAAAGGCACGACGCCAATCGCTCCGCAATCTGGGCGGGCGAGGCCGTGCCCGTGGTTCCGAGTTGATGAATGACGACGGACGCCGCGCACATCGCGAGGACCATCGATTCCTGCAAGGTCGCGCCTGCCGCCAGCGCCGCGGTCAAATTCGCGGTCACCGCATCCCCGGCGCCCACAATGTCGATTTCGCCCCGCAGAGGGAGCGAAGCCACATGGTGCGATTCCCCGGAAGGATCAGCCCCCACGATGCCATGCTCGGCCAAAGTGACGAACACAGGCCTTTGATTCCTTTCCGCCAGCTGCGCGGCGGCTTTCTGAATGGCTTCCACTCCCGCCGACCGCTCCAACGAGGTCATCACCGCCAGTTCGGCATGATTCATTTTGAAGATGACGCGTGGGAACCCCGACAACCCCCGTCGGCTGTCCGCCACGATCGGCAGCTCAGGCCGCTTCCTCGCCACGCGTCCCACGGCCTCGAGGACACGTTTCGTCACCACCCCGGTTTCCGCCCGATCCACTTGGTCCATCAATATGATCCCATCGCAACTTCCGGCCAGCGCCTCGACGCGCTCGGCCAACGCGGTCTGGAGTGGCGCCGGGGTCGGGTTCCAGTTCTTGATATCCAGCCGGTTGAGCTCGCGCGGAGCTCTGCCCGGTTCGAAAACCAAGGGCTTCGTGTAGGTGAACGTTCGAATGTCTGCGGA harbors:
- a CDS encoding carbohydrate kinase codes for the protein MTPQRLQEITGRYPQLTLGIVGDFCLDRYFDIDPAKSETSIETGLEVHNITRVRCQPGAAGTILNNLVALGVGTLIPVGMRGRDGEGYELHGALASQPGVRLESFVDSADIRTFTYTKPLVFEPGRAPRELNRLDIKNWNPTPAPLQTALAERVEALAGSCDGIILMDQVDRAETGVVTKRVLEAVGRVARKRPELPIVADSRRGLSGFPRVIFKMNHAELAVMTSLERSAGVEAIQKAAAQLAERNQRPVFVTLAEHGIVGADPSGESHHVASLPLRGEIDIVGAGDAVTANLTAALAAGATLQESMVLAMCAASVVIHQLGTTGTASPAQIAERLASCL